In Drosophila santomea strain STO CAGO 1482 chromosome 2L, Prin_Dsan_1.1, whole genome shotgun sequence, a single window of DNA contains:
- the LOC120452055 gene encoding 39S ribosomal protein L48, mitochondrial codes for MLRRIVPSVRLALQVPRATTTAVRSTSGSVYEPDYLESLKPKFPQYDSLNVQIKGYDYPQLESYQRFLHGVAEYLDLDVSDCYALPPQQTTVQRLRPNSTVIESEYKLTTYERNLQLNNVDAPVYPQFLRLAQAALPEGVSLRVQEHTDDCEERRYVPDKELLDLKDELERMGGPTTTKKK; via the exons ATGCTGCGCAGG ATAGTGCCAAGTGTGCGGCTGGCGCTGCAGGTGCCGAGAGCAACCACAACTGCCGTGCGGAGCACCAGTGGCAGTGTTTACGAGCCGGATTACCTGGAG TCCCTCAAGCCAAAGTTCCCGCAGTACGACAGCCTGAACGTGCAGATCAAGGGCTACGACTATCCGCAGCTGGAGAGCTACCAGAGGTTTCTGCACGGAGTGGCCGAGTACCTGGACCTGGACGTCTCCGATTGCTACGCCCTGCCGCCGCAGCAGACGACGGTGCAGCGCCTGCGGCCCAACTCCACGGTCATCGAGTCGGAGTACAAGCTGACCACGTACGAGCGCAATCTGCAGCTGAACAACGTGGATGCGCCAGTGTATCCGCAGTTCCTGCGCCTTGCCCAGGCGGCGCTGCCCGAGGGAGTGAGCCTGAGGGTGCAGGAGCACACCGACGACTGCGAGGAGCGACGCTACGTGCCCGACAAGGAGCTGCTCGACCTGAAGGACGAGCTGGAGCGCATGGGCggacccaccaccaccaagaAGAAGTAG
- the LOC120451806 gene encoding WD repeat-containing and planar cell polarity effector protein fritz, whose product MLLSETHFWTTVREDVVRIKSQDLGAFRYLRQRDKEQEQQDLAFLAKRDYTERRNGLAVLKNSGRKSTGRLKDNLKKLEDLLRQHRIIHSEWQDAAQVLLLFSHGLIAHICVDIYTGDILRMVFEKYLVGKLASEVITDAFFTRSHIVLAYNTNQLTVVHLQRPNARSQGPEKIANMDPRIFHVIIPGATERKLSRHLTVNGSFDLFVVWTQSSQNEVYPWRPTVRDQDRANIHVFKIKGLQLESIAYCWSENDPLCVDFLRSSESQIITLEQKVSRKGDISAEICSYELAAGKMQRTAITSIPMGAQICSFAFSPDQEKLFLGSIDRNICLHDLVQQSTKYANQIEIVPNQCAWHCDSAMLCVANERSVLQCFDLALATIGHQLVSESVTPSSLLDLSHYFVAQPTLLSVAFSRKPDLSTFKHTYAQTDCLLLLIYEQGPLACMRIFGGTGMRGDIHNSGLTADVIADKYLRLQQPDRAVNVLAALNWETYGAMCLITLHKIANYVFFGGDQRRPRIELMARALKTFAHTLSEETKDEFSDQVYDLKRRFCFYLLRKNLFAEAFEIAQDVADYDIFMDLYNLTKCISSLSEFAQVAFTQAAAIIHEEDRANGNLSLTCDLRSESACSLSTCSDLLRVQGAAIAPETGLGPGLAQNQQVLKNYVPPLPSFKSKVFNAEMIKINIPKPELRPPLPKVSLAPPTSSLASLTLKSNSLQQAPAKSLHSNGNVWSQDVPDQTVGLPMASSPLPRLPPSSIADQSAQLGQFNTLPASPPPTAAYQPKFYQHPLVSGNIPAMLPSLPSEDYQKRLLLKKPTASILSNPANPAPANGEAPATPAKSQTAEKNKVKFSDTIQVAVVPEIPRKEKPMPPKRNGYSRPAARHLTNPKKELADSLPLCHPNDEYLKDFNPITTNVTKPPIRRREEEPKSGSKGGNSSSSSSIKVVHFGVV is encoded by the exons ATGCTGCTCAGCGAGACCCACTTCTGGACCACGGTGCGGGAGGATGTGGTGCGGATCAAGAGCCAGGACCTGGGCGCCTTCCGCTACCTCAGGCAGCGCgacaaggagcaggagcagcaggaccTCGCCTTCCTGGCCAAGCGCGACTACACGGAGCGTCGCAATGGACTCGCCGTGCTGAAGAACAGCGGTCGCAAGTCCACCGGCCGCTTGAAGGACAACCTCAAGAAGCTGGAGGATCTGCTGCGCCAGCACAGGATCATCCACTCCGAGTGGCAGGACGCGGCGCAGGTGCTGCTCCTCTTCTCGCACGGCCTCATCGCCCACATCTGCGTGGACATCTACACGGGCGACATCCTGCGCATGGTCTTCGAGAAGTACCTGGTGGGCAAGCTCGCCTCCGAGGTCATCACGGATG CTTTTTTCACCCGTTCCCACATCGTCTTGGCCTACAATACCAACCAGCTGACGGTGGTGCATCTGCAGCGGCCTAATGCGCGCTCCCAGGGGCCGGAGAAGATCGCGAACATGGATCCGCGCATCTTCCACGTGATCATACCGGGCGCCACAGAGCGCAAACTATCCCGCCACCTCACAGTCAACGGCAGCTTCGATCTGTTCGTGGTTTGGACGCAGTCCTCGCAGAACGAGGTCTATCCCTGGAGGCCAACGGTCAGGGACCAGGATCGCGCCAACATACATGTCTTCAAGATCAAGGG TTTGCAGCTGGAATCGATTGCCTATTGCTGGTCGGAGAACGATCCGCTGTGCGTTGACTTCCTGCGGAGCAGCGAGAGCCAGATCATCACCCTGGAGCAGAAGGTATCCCGCAAGGGCGACATAAGCGCCGAGATCTGCTCCTACGAACTGGCCGCCGGCAAAATGCAGCGCACCGCCATCACCTCCATTCCAATGGGCGCCCAGATCTGCTCCTTCGCCTTTAGTCCCGACCAGGAGAAGCTCTTCCTGGGCAGCATCGATCGGAATATCTGCCTGCACGACCTGGTCCAGCAGTCGACGAAGTACGCCAACCAGATTGAGATCGTGCCCAATCAGTGCGCCTGGCACTGCGACTCCGCCATGCTTTGTGTGGCCAACGAGCGCTCGGTGCTGCAGTGCTTCGACCTGGCCCTGGCCACCATTGGCCATCAGCTGGTCAGCGAGAGTGTGACGCCGTCCAGCTTGCTGGACCTATCGCACTACTTTGTCGCCCAGCCCACGCTGCTGAGTGTCGCCTTCAGCCGGAAGCCAGATTTGTCCACTTTTAAGCACACCTACGCCCAGACGGattgcctgctgctgctgatctACGAACAGGGTCCGCTGGCCTGCATGCGCATCTTTGGCGGCACCGGAATGCGCGGCGATATCCACAACTCCGGACTCACGGCGGACGTCATTGCGGACAAGTATCTGCGGCTGCAGCAGCCGGACAGAGCGGTGAACGTGCTGGCCGCCCTCAACTGGGAGACCTACGGAGCCATGTGCCTGATCACGCTGCACAAGATAGCCAACTATGTGTTCTTCGGCGGCGACCAGCGACGCCCGCGCATCGAGCTGATGGCCAGAGCGCTCAAGACCTTCGCCCACACGCTTTCCGAGGAGACGAAGGACGAGTTCAGCGATCAGGTGTACGACCTGAAGCGCCGTTTCTGCTTCTATCTGCTGCG CAAAAACCTTTTCGCTGAGGCCTTTGAAATCGCGCAGGATGTGGCCGACTATGACATCTTCATGGACCTGTACAACCTAACCAAGTGCATCTCCAGCCTGAGTGAGTTCGCCCAGGTGGCCTTCACTCAGGCAGCTGCCATAATCCACGAGGAAGATCGTGCCAACGGCAATCTCAGCCTGACCTGCGACCTGCGCTCGGAGTCCGCCTGCTCGCTGTCCACCTGCTCGGACCTGTTGCGCGTCCAGGGTGCGGCCATAGCTCCCGAAACCGGACTAGGCCCAGGTCTGGCGCAAAACCAGCAGGTCCTCAAGAACTACGTGCCACCGCTGCCCTCGTTCAAGTCGAAGGTGTTCAACGCTGAGATGATCAAAATCAACATACCCAAACCGGAACTGAGGCCACCCTTGCCGAAGGTTTCGCTAGCGCCACCAACCTCTTCGCTGGCGAGTCTAACCCTGAAGTCCAACAGTCTGCAGCAGGCGCCCGCAAAGAGTCTACACTCAAATG GCAATGTGTGGTCCCAGGATGTGCCGGATCAGACGGTGGGTCTGCCCATGGCCAGTAGTCCCCTGCCTCGTCTGCCGCCCTCAAGCATTGCAGATCAGAGCGCCCAGCTGGGCCAGTTCAACACGTTGCCAGCTTCGCCTCCGCCGACAGCCGCCTATCAGCCGAAGTTTTACCAGCATCCGCTTGTCTCTGGCAATATACCCGCCATGCTGCCCTCGCTGCCCAGCGAGGACTACCAGAAGCGCCTGCTGCTGAAGAAGCCCACTGCATCCATTCTGTCCAACCCGGCGAATCCAGCACCCGCGAACGGAGAGGCACCCGCCACGCCCGCAAAGTCACAAACGGCCGAGAAGAACAAAGTCAAATTCTCGGATACAATACAGGTGGCGGTGGTGCCT GAGATTCCGCGCAAGGAAAAGCCCATGCCTCCCAAGAGAAATGGTTACTCCAGGCCAGCAGCGCGACACCTGACCAATCCCAAGAAGGAACTCGCAGACAGCCTGCCGCTGTGTCATCCCAACGACGAGTACCTCAAGGATTTCAACCCCATAACTACCA ATGTGACCAAGCCGCCCATTCGACGACGCGAGGAAGAGCCCAAGAGCGGCAGCAAGGGCGgcaactcctcctcctcctcgtccatCAAGGTGGTCCACTTCGGCGTGGTCTAG